Genomic window (Alnus glutinosa chromosome 9, dhAlnGlut1.1, whole genome shotgun sequence):
ATAATAATACCTTTTgacaatttcttaaaatttaactTGGGATTTGAGGggggggaaaaaagaaagaaaaaagacgaAATAAAATCAGtatacttcttttttattattaattcgGAAATTTCCGATATAATTCTTGATTGCTAGTTTTGGTGGATTTATGGTGTTAGGCGTAATTTGATCTTATTtagtaatattttaataaatatataattgtgGCAATAAACACTGACTTAATTTGGTTTAATATTTAAGGGATTTTATTTCCAAATATATTAACCTTAATATtggaatatatgtattttttaatacaaattagtgcttattttgagatttgattttgaatttttaaattatatgattCTTTTATAGTTGTTAAGCCACtaagaaattatataaatatattttttatgcatctcatttttaaatctatTATTGAATTGATGAACTCACATTAAGTcacacaaattcaataatagatttaaaacttgattgcatccagatatataaaaaataggacagaaatttcctacaaatcggtttgtaggaaatttcctacaacccacatataagagtgacatgtgtcctttaaacatgtgagaaacacatatttttttattaatactattaaaaagtATGTAAGAAATACatactattaaaacaacatgtgtttctcacatgctaataggcacatgtcaatcttatatataaattgtataaaatttcctacaaaataatttgtaagaaatttctgtcataaaaaatatgtagaaaatatatatgtatcatTTTCCTAAGTCATTTACTGAGTATATCTTTGTTGTTATCAACTATAATAACTTATCTATATTCACTCTTTTGAAATGCATTATCATAAAGTGCAATGGTGTGCTTGAGTGTGTCATACTATTATGGGTAAGTTTTAATAGTTACTCGACTTATGTGTTAAAGGTGTTACTTTTAATCattatgtataaaaataaataaaaaataaaaaattaaattttggcaCTCATTTTGCGTACATTTTTGTTGAGTTGGCATGTTTCATCcactatagttttttttttttttttttaattaaacgcCAGAATCAAATAAGCATTTCTCTTATGgatgaaattaaatttagaaaTGTGTTTAGGGTCATTCTCTTGTCTATCTTTTTTACAAATTCACCGTTGAATCTGTGAAATTCACATGTGGTCTCATAGatttaatgatgaatttatGTATTTCTTGTACAGATATCAACAAGAGATAAACAAGAcaataaaaccaaacatttctaaGTTAAGTTTACTAAGTTTGAATTTGATAAATGACATTAAATTTAGTTTCGAGTAATAGCTTCATTTTACACTTGACGATCACAACGACTAAGTCATACCTACCAATGGTGGTGGCTAGGTCGCACTAGACTGTATAAACGGAGTGGTTATAACTGCTCCACAGTTACTAACTGCTTATAACTGTAAACCgcttaggcggttagcggttttaggaGTAGGTGAAGGCAGTTAGTAACCACTAACCGCcaacctttatatatatatatatatattgaaaaaattaaatatattaaaaatttgtttgtatttggttgtttgaatttatatttagatttgttaattttgtaccaaaggtccaatttttattttttatttttttgaaaaaattaaaacctaccTAAAAATTGGCTCAAAGTCCAAATTAAAAAGCAGTTTtcaaaccgccggttataaacataataaccaCTAATTGCTTAGACGGAGGCAGTTGCGATTGcgattattaaaattaaataaccgCCTTAGGATGTTAGCGAATTTAGCCAATAACAGTTAATCGTAACCGCTTGTACACTCTTACGTCGCCATGGCCAAAACTAGAGAATCTAGCCATTGCAGTGGCTAGGTATAACCCAATCGCAACGGATGTGCAACCCAGCCACAACGGCTTGGCAACCCAGCCATGGTCGCAGATGGATCATGCCTAACCATTGGGCATGCAACAACTacaacccttttctttttctctctctttttttttttaattttttttattactctaatcaattttataataataataattgtgttttcaaaagcatttttcttttgttttaaaaaaattgagtatttatctatatatatcaaaaaaaataaataaataaaaataaaaaattgagcatttgttttgaaaacattctTCTATGGAAGTggaaagattttatttttttttttaatttgcgcTTTTTGTTTAGAAAAGTGTTTTCAAAAACCAATActgaaaattgttttatttgggATCATATCTGaaaagtggattttttttttattttttttttttttagcaaaaacatCATTTAAATGGCCAATCAAGCATAATTCAAAAGatacaaatttcttacaaatcagattttcaacaaaccatatataaaaatgacatgtgtcatttttttttttttttttttttgaacaaagtagCCAATCTTCATTAAAGTAAACAAATTGATCCCAAAAAAATGGGGATCTAGGGAGACAAAGTCTCCCTAAGTACATCATTCAAAATAAAAGTGGGACATTCTTCAAGCCAAACACCGTCCATCTCTTTAGTAGAGGCCTCTTTTGCTAATAGGTGAACAACATTGTTAGCCTCTCTACTGACATGAGAGATAGAAACTTCTCTTAGTCCTTGCATTTCCATGTTTATACCTTCCACAAAAAGACCAGAAACGTCATGTTTTGGGAATCTTGAGTTCACGTCATCTACAACTTGTTTTGCATCCCCTTCCCAAATAATCTCATAAAATCCCAcatctttacaaaatatcacTGCCTCGTAAGCTGTCATAGCCTCTGCTAACTTTAGTGCAGCTACAACCTTTTTAGTGAGGGACTTTGCTCCAAGGACGTTTCCAGAATGATCTCTTGCCACAACACCAATGCCAATCCACTCCTTTGGAATGTTAATAGAAGCATTCCAATTGACTTTAATAAGACCATTAGGAGGGGGGCACCAACCTATTTGGGGACTAGGAATGGTCTGCAAAGTTTCCAAAGAAGCGAGATCACCCCCCTTTTTATTGCATCTTTGATACTCCTCAAGGTGAGCCACTGCCTCTGAGTATATAATTCGTGGATGGGAGAACGATGACTAAAAACTGAACTTATTTCGCCTTAGCCAGATTCGCCTTGCAATAACCGCCATTAAGTTTAGATCTTCCAACTTCAGCCGGTCCAAGCAAAATTCCATAAATTGCATAATCTTGTCTCCATTAAAAgcacatttttgaaaaatcgtAGATCCACTTCCCCACACATCTTGGGCAGCCGGACAAGACCACAATACATGTACCACCGTTTCCTCTTCTCTGCAGCAGCAAGGACACATACTCTCTTtcaccatttttctctttcaccatttttctctttaaaaggTTGCACTTTGTAGGGAGAAGATCATTACAGGCACGCCACATGAacattttaacagaatttggaaCCTCCAAATTCCAAATAACCTTCCAAATTCTGTTAACAAAGGAATCACTGGATGCACTTCCCCTccccctaaaaatattttccatgccTATATGGTATGCACTCCTTACTGAGAAAACCCTATCTGTGGTGCCCAGCCAAACAAGTTTATCCGGAGGAAGAGAAGGGCACAAAGGCATAGAAGCAATTACCTTTGCCTCATCTAGTAAGAAAATGGAATTGATAAGCCCCAAGTTCCATGTGTGAGCCTCTTGATCAATAAGGGTTGCTACAAGAGAATCTTCAGGAATGACCGTGGGAGGAGACTGAACAGCATGAGTAATCGGTGTTGGTAACCACCTATCCTTCCAAATTTTCACATTACTCCCATCACCAATTCTCCACACCAAACCATCTTTGAGCAATTCCCTTGAAGATAACAAACTTTTCCACACATAGGAGGGTCTATTTCCTAATTCAGCCGATAAAAAAGAATCATGAGGGAAATATTTGCCCCGTAGCACCTGACTAACAAGGGAACGTGGAAACTTCAAAATGCGTCAACCTTATTTAGCAAGAAGTGCCTTGTTAAACATAATCAAGTCCCTGAATCCAAGACCCCCCATAGTTTTTGCTCTTCCCATCCTCTCCTAACTCATCCAATGCACCCTATCGTCATTTGCCATATGCCCCCACCAAAACCTCTGCATCATCCCCTCAAGATCCCTGCAAAGAGAGATAGGAATAAGAAAAACACTCATACTGTATGTAGGGATTGCCTGCACCACCGCTTTTAGAAGGATTTCTTTTCCCGCCTGAGAAAGGAACTTGATCTTCCAATTATTGAGTCGTTGCTGCACCCGGTCTTTAATACTATTGAAAGACTGAATCTTAGACTTCCCAATAAAATAGGGCAGGCCCAGATATTTATCGATCCGTTCAACCTCAGAAAAGCCCGAGGAACTAAGGATCTCCTGTCTTTTGGATTCACAAGTATTCCGGCTAAAGAGAATCGCAGTCTTTTGGAGATTTAGTTTCTGCCCGGACCCATTTTCATAGATTTCTAGAATCCTCATTATGCGTCTCCATTCAACCGAATTAGCTTTGCAGAAGAGCAAGCTATCATCAGCAAATAACAAATGGCTAATATGGGGACTTCTAGGCGAAGAAGGGACCCCTGTAATGACACTCACTTCCACTGCTTGGCTTAACAAAGAACTCAAAGCTTCAGTACAAAGGAGAAAAAGATAGGGTGAAATTGGATCTCCCTGTCAAATTCCCCTCGAAGGAACTATATTGCCCACCGATTGGCCATTAACCACCACAGAATAGGAGACCGACCGAACACAAGTCATAACTAGATGAATCCACCGATCATCAAAGCCAAGCTTAGACATCACAGCTTCCAAAAAAGGCCATTCCACCCGGTCATAAGCCTTGCTCATATCCAGCTTCATCCCAATAAATCTGACCTTACTCCACATATGGGTCTGCATCGAATGCATAATCTCAAATGCTACAATAATATTGTCAGTGATTAACCGCCCAGGAATAAAAGCACTCTGGGAAAGGGAAATAATTTCTGGTAAAATCTCTTTTAATCTATTGGCCAAAACTTTAGAAATTAGTTTATAAATAACATTACATAAACTAATTGGTCTAAAGTCAGTGACACTACAAGGAGAATCGACTTTAGGAATCAAAACAATATTTGTGGCATTAATCTTGGGATCTAAGACACCAGtttgaaagaaataaagaatagcATTGCAAACCTCCCCATGAATTGTTGCCCAATTCTATTGAAAGAAACCAGCTGAGAAGCCATCAGGACCCGGGGCTTTTAGGGCAGCCATCTGGTTTAGGGCAGTAGAAATATCATCAACTGTAAAATCTGCTAAAAGCTTGCTGTTCATAGCTCCCGTCACTTTGCACTCAACAAATCTGGTGCTAGCCTCCACATCCATGTTTCTTCCAGCCGTAAATAGAGATTGAAAATAATCCACAAAAGCCTCTTCAACTGACCCCTGAGTGGAGCAGTGTCTCCCATGTTGATCCATAATCCTCTACACCACATTTCTCCTGTGCTTTTGACTTGCACTggcatgaaaatattttgtgttcTTATCACTCGATTGTAGCCAGTTTTCCTTAGCTCTTTGTCTCCATTTTAAATCTTCCTGTTGAAGGAGATTTTGCAGCTCATCTTTAATCTGGTTCTCCTTGTCAATATCAAAATTATCTTCCTGCATTTGAAGGAGTTGAAGTTCCCTCTCCTTTTTCACAATTTGATCCTCCACTTTTCCCCCTTCCTTTCTCACCCATTTCTGGAAAGCACGTTGACAATACTCCAGATTATTTTGAACTTTTCTCCAAGCCAGTTCACAATTATTTCGGGTCCTCCAGACTTGCTTTACCAGTTGGGAATATTCCTGGTGTTTCTCCCAGCTTGCCTCATATCTAAATTGCCTCCTTTCTCTCCAAgacatttcattatttttagaaaaaaacacTAGGAGGGGATTATGGTCAGACTTAGTTCGGGGCAAAACTTCCACAGAGACGACATCAAAAGACCCACTCCATTCTTTGTTAGCCACTGCTCTGTCTAGCCTTTCCCTTGTAATTCCATTACCCAGCCTCCCATTACACCAAGTATATTTTGGGCCTGTGAAACCCAAATCTAGCAAACAACAATCATCCAGCACCTTTTGAAAAGAGGCCATTTGCCCCCGAGGGCGAACTGTGTGACTAGACTTTTCAGATGAGGAGACGATCTCATTGAAATCGCCTAAACAAAGCCACGGTTTCGGGGTTAGAGTAGCCAAGTGCCTAAGCAAACTCCATGACTGCGGCCTCATTTGGACTTCTGGATGTCCATAAAAACAAGACAGCTTCCATGCAATACCACCATTTGGCTCTTTAACAACAGCATTGATATGACCACAGCTGAAATTCTGAATTTCAACCAGAGCCGAGGATTTCCATAGGAGAATTAAGCCTCCACTCTTTCCACGGCAATCCACAACGAACATGTTTTCCATTCTAAGCTTCAAAGGGAGACAACGTACCTTCTTACTAGTCACTTTGGTTTTCATTAGAAAAACCAAAGAGGGCCTCTTGTCCTTCACCATCCGGCAAAAGGATTGAACTGTCTGGGGGTTGccaagcccccggcagttccaGCTGTAGACGATCATTGCTCACAGCGGGGCTGTTCCACATCCTCCGCCGAAGTGCTCCTGCCTAGATTGCTACACCTTTCATAActtctttgtttgtttgaatTTCCACATTCATTAGCCACAACAAACTTCCGCTTTCCATCCTGAACTTCTCCCACCACATCAGACGTCCCCACTGGATAACCCTCCTTCAGCACCTTTCCATTCCGCTGCTTCCATTTCTGCTGCCTGTTTCTGCTTGACCCATGAGGAAAGCCCCCAAGAGATTTCCGAATACTTCCTTTCTGGCCCTTGAAAACAGATCCTAAACCTTCCACTTTTCCTGTTCTGGATAATGAATTAAAAGGCTTACGCGTGGCATCctgttttaagtttttagggACAACGGAAGGAAAATACGAAGATGCCTTCGGGTCCCATTCAACCTGGACTTCATGCAGCCCATCACCTATAGCCTGCCACTTCATCCGGCCCAATTCTGAATCCCAATTTCCCACATACTAGAAGGAGGCCCACCCCCATGGTCTTTTAATAATTCTTGACCCTTCTCttgaattttaaatgaaatatcGTCAGAGGGTAGGTTATTTTCCATAACCGTTCCCCTCATTAGATGACCATTTAAAGCCTCAATTTCTTCTCTTCCGCATCCCTTATACTCCGTTTTTTCCTTATCAACTCCCTCAGAATCCACCATGAATTCTTTCCTATTCTGTAACGCTCCATCCATTACTGGGTCAATTAAACTCTAATGGGAATTAATCTCCCGGAGATCAAGCTTCATAACGCTCGAACCCGAAGATCCCGGGCGTTTCTCCAATGTCTCCCGCCGATCATGCTGTCCTGGAGAAGGGTTTGAATTCTGCGAATCTCCGTTACCGCCAGAGGACATCTCCGCCGCCATGAGCCCACCGTCTGAATCCGAAAACTTGGCCTTGGAACTGAGATTTGAACTCTCCTTTCCCCAAGAAGCAAAGCCTCCCTTCCATCTGCGAAAAACGGGAGGAACTCTGAGCCAAGGGCCAAAACGGGTGTCTCCAGATAAGCTTCCCTCACCCTTCAAGCTTTTTGCAGCACAGCCCCACCTACTATGGCGCACCACACCACAGTTATAACAGAAATTAGGTAGCTTCTCATATTTAAACTTCACCCAAGTAGACTTGTTCCTAATATTGATTTTCCGACCCCTGTCTAATGGTTTTGTAAGATCAATGATAATTCAAACGCGTAGATACTCCCCCCATTCAGCCTCCCCATCGTTCTAATCAACTTCTACAACTTCTCCCACAGTTGCCCCAATCTGTTCCCCAATATCCAGACCCATGCATGCCAAGGGAAGGTTATACATCCTTACCCAAAAAGCTGctttttcaaaaactaattGAGAAGGAGGAGTGAAACCATCAAAAGGCATCACAGCAAAAAGATTTCCATCAAAGAGCCATGGTCGCCTTTCAA
Coding sequences:
- the LOC133876726 gene encoding uncharacterized protein LOC133876726, with the translated sequence MIVYSWNCRGLGNPQTVQSFCRMVKDKRPSLVFLMKTKVTSKKVRCLPLKLRMENMFVVDCRGKSGGLILLWKSSALVEIQNFSCGHINAVVKEPNGGIAWKLSCFYGHPEVQMRPQSWSLLRHLATLTPKPWLCLGDFNEIVSSSEKSSHTVRPRGQMASFQKVLDDCCLLDLGFTGPKYTWCNGRLGNGITRERLDRAVANKEWSGSFDVVSVEVLPRTKSDHNPLLVFFSKNNEMSWRERRQFRYEASWEKHQEYSQLVKQVWRTRNNCELAWRKVQNNLEYCQRAFQKWVRKEGGKVEDQIVKKERELQLLQMQEDNFDIDKENQIKDELQNLLQQEDLKWRQRAKENWLQSSDKNTKYFHASASQKHRRNVV